The region ATTCCTCTGTCGGTGGGTGATTCATGTCATACACCAACTTCTTAGTGAGCCGGTCCAATTCCTCCTCTTGCCTCGGAGCTGCTGACCCCTAATGAACAAATATGATTAATTATTCATTATTTCCCATTCAGATCAGTGAAACCAAGAGACTGAGGATACAAGTATTCAAAAAGGACCATACTTAGAAGCAGCAGAACATGCTGTATAGTAGATGACCTCTGAACTCTAGAGAGACACTCACCTTGCTGGGCTGATAGGCGGGACTTGGGGCCTCTCTTGACACTGATTGGTGATTCTCCTGGCCTCTCTTGGGCGTGGGGCCCTGGTTCCCTCGCCCTCTAGACCCCCCGGGGATCTCCTTGTAGCCCCCATCAGAGTGCAGCTCCTGGGCTTGGGATGTGGGATGGGGAGGGTACCAGCCCTGGGGCCCCGTCTGGTTCTGGGGTGGGGGGCGCGAGGAGTGCTGGTGGGGCGGAGGAGGGGTGTAAGCCTGCTCGGCTTGTCTACCAGTTTGGGAGTAGGTGACAggctgggctgttttgacctggaCGCTGAACCTCGGGCCAGTAGGGGTGGAAGAGGTGGTATAGGAGGCAGGGACGGGCTGGGGGTAGGGTTTGGACACCTGGGCGTAGGTGTAGTCTGGCTGGGGGGAGTACTGGGGAACCTGGTGGGGATCACTGGGGTAAGGGGGTGCTGGATGGTACTGGgactgggggtggggggggtaacCCATGGACGGCCTGCCCTGAGAGTGCGCTCCTGGCTGGGTTGAAGGTTTGTAGCGGTCCCCTGAGATGTGTTTGTTGTAAGGCACGTTATCGTACAGCTGCGAAGGAATGGAAAGGAACCATAAATAATTTTTGGGACTTTTTTATTTAAAATGAATTACTAACAAAAACTCAGGCGTAAATATCCAGAAGAACCAGTGATACACTTTCAGCCAgatatgattaaaaaaaaattggtcaGTTATACGTTTGTGTACTACGTTTCTGGGGAATAATTTATTCCTCACATGTAGTCAGTCAGGTAACCTACCTGTGTGCTGTTCTGTGGATGGCTGTCCAGATCGGCCAGCATGCAGGTGAGAGAGTCAATCTCTGCATCGAGGTTGGAGTGGTGTCCACTTGGCTTCTCAGGTCCACGATGCTGAAATCACAGAgcaggatcacacacacacacacacacacacacaccgttgcaTTCCTTTATAACATTTCACAACAGGAGAAAGATAGAGCAAATGTAGTCTCATTACTTGTTTATTTGAATATTGGATTTGAGCAATGGCATGCTCCATGACATTACAACAATTGTAACTAGCCTATCTACATGCAATTAGGTTGAAAACCTCACTAATCTTAACCTGGAAAACCACACTGAACATCGTGGCGAAATGGAGCAATAATCAGTGTGGATTCCAGGCTACAAAAACAATTATGTCCCACCTACCATTAGCTCATAGCTGTCCATGTGAGGGTTCCAGGACCGGTCGTCTTTGAGCCCGTGGGGAGGTGGTTGGTAGTAGTGGTCGTTAGATTTAGGGTGAAACCCTGGGTCCTCTTGGTGCTGCATGGGTCCACCTTCACAACAAATATGACACGGCACACTTTACATTGACAAACAAAACCATAATGTACACACTTTACATTGACACATAATCAAATTGTTTTCATCAATATCGTGATAGTTCTAGTCACCAAAGTTGGTGTACTCAATCTTTTATCAGTTCTAACTCTCTTCTACTTCAAGGCTTGAGCTATGTATTAACTGACGTTTAACTTTCATTATTGACAACAGTTTATCACAGGTTTTCATTATACCAAGGTTTAGCACAAGACTCAAGCCCAGTGTAACGTAAGGCCCACCACCACCATGTTCCTACCTGTGGGTCCAGTAGCCATGTACCTAGTGGccattcctcctccacctcctttcTGGTCATAGACCCCATACTTGGGCCGGGGGTCCGAGGAGACCTTCATGGGCGGCTGTCTGTACATGGCTGGCCCGGAGTGGGACATCTGAGGAACAGTTCTCTCTGGGCTACCCAGAGTCCTTGGCGGCAGCCAGGTGGGACCGGACATGTCAGGGTTCTGAAAAGAAAGAAGGTTGTGATTAAACTATTATATTGTAAAACTATAGCAGAACAATTATATTCCTGTATTTAGGACGACAGCAGAACAATTATATTCTTATTTCTATTAcatcatattggatgactgtcttTCATATAACAGCGATAGGTtgaggctactacatgatactcaaattttccctatacccatcaagaggttgctacaacctagcctatcaATTAAAGTTTACAAGGTatgtgcacacaggtcgagagaaaaattTGCTGACATAGGGTGTGATCATGAGTCCAATAGTTGCAAACAAGAGTCtccattggacaaattcaggtatgtttatcctcattttgttccatttaagaaatgtttttccacagaatcggcggaatgaatacacccctgatcacgcgtaaACACTTGTGGAcgtcaatgcacaacacatcagctatgTGACCACGCGAAAAAAacgttccaagccaaaccatatcataactgctacacacagcctacatatttGGCACAATATTAGttaaagtaacatcatagtcaacatagctaacagAACTAAagtgttagtaaacctgctacaatcatgcagtaacgctACAGTGTGCAGTCAAtaagcagtttagcacttacaccggcgggccctggtggcaataaattagtaaaaccaaaagctttccttgacttggaagagttccagtgttgtgttggatagtcatagccagctagctaacatagcatccctctgtttgagcatggTGTtttagtaggctaaactagctagctgcatttgctagctaagtgaaactgaaagagaGATTTCATATATTTTATCTTCCTTCTCCTTCATTTTAgatgaaattaatttgttcaaaactgttcaactattgtctttgagtcaactactcaccacattgtatgcactgcactgctagctagctgtgtcttatgctttcagtactagattcattctctgatcctttgattgggtggacaacatgtcagttcatgctgcaagagttcTGATAGGTTGGAAGACATCCTCTGGGAGTTGTCAGTTACTGTGTAAGcatatggaagggggtgagaaccatgagcctcctaggttttgtattgaagtcaatgtaccctgaGGAGGACGGAAACCATCTGTCCTCTGGATACACCATGGTGCtatcctacagagtgctgttgaggctactgcagACCCCATTTGAAAAATAGTAtgctttaatcaattatttggtgacttgattatatttagtatagttatcTTTAAAAGGATAACTTATGTTTTAGATTTGTTTCTCCTCCTGAAAAATCAGAGAAGGAtgatcctccccttcctcctctgagaagcctccactggtgtgtgtatatttatgtcaCAGGTAACCACTGGAGTGGAAACCAAGAGATGCTTCAATCTGGGTTTCCTATGGCAACTCACACACAGCAGTTTAATAATAGGCTCATAGTTGAGAAGCAGGAAGATAGAGCCATTCCCAACCATAAGGGGAATTCCAGCGGACAGACACACGAGTTCCACAGTGTGAGCCAACACACACACgggcatataaaaaaaaaaatacaacacacacacaaatctcaCAGGTGCAAGACCCTTGGCTTGTTCCACCATTACCCCTGGGTCTTTATCCACTACAATAGTTATTGTCTCCGATGTTTACACTCAACTCTATATTATCCCAAATGAAGTCGCAGTGAGAAAAACAAGAGAGGAAACGTCTGTAATGATATGTGTATCTGCTTCGGGCACCTGGACCTGGttcacaacaacacattacacaagGCAGTGAAAGAAATGTAAAAAACGGAAAGGCTACAGCTGTAAGGATAGGGCTGTGATTAGGCCTACAGTCTGATTATTAGGCAACAACATTCTTCACAAAACGTTGACCATGACAGCCCTTTATGGTGATCATCATTAGCATCTATACCTTATATTTTCCTAAACAAACACATGTATTTAAAGTGCATCGCATTATTATGTTAACTATAAGTGAATGACCAGTCAGAGCCGACTCTACTGCAATTGAGCTGCTGTCCCTCCTTCCACCGGCCTGATTTAAACCTAAATCCGGCTGAGCACACACTCAAATCCGAGGATTGGTGGGCCGGAAAATTAAATCACAGCGGCTTTATAATTCtgtgattatttattttatttttgtaagtCTTACGGTGGATTGTAAGACCACTACTCACACACAAACTATAACAGCTAGCCAACTTGATATCACTTGCCTAATCATGATAGCACACTTATATGAGCGAACTGTCAAACGTGAATTGAGAGCTCGAGCGCGCTAGAGATACA is a window of Salmo salar chromosome ssa18, Ssal_v3.1, whole genome shotgun sequence DNA encoding:
- the trip6 gene encoding thyroid receptor-interacting protein 6; this translates as MSGPTWLPPRTLGSPERTVPQMSHSGPAMYRQPPMKVSSDPRPKYGVYDQKGGGGGMATRYMATGPTGGPMQHQEDPGFHPKSNDHYYQPPPHGLKDDRSWNPHMDSYELMHRGPEKPSGHHSNLDAEIDSLTCMLADLDSHPQNSTQLYDNVPYNKHISGDRYKPSTQPGAHSQGRPSMGYPPHPQSQYHPAPPYPSDPHQVPQYSPQPDYTYAQVSKPYPQPVPASYTTSSTPTGPRFSVQVKTAQPVTYSQTGRQAEQAYTPPPPHQHSSRPPPQNQTGPQGWYPPHPTSQAQELHSDGGYKEIPGGSRGRGNQGPTPKRGQENHQSVSREAPSPAYQPSKGSAAPRQEEELDRLTKKLVYDMNHPPTEEYFGRCARCGDNVLGDGSGCIAMEQVFHVECFTCITCHARLRGQPFYALDKKSYCESCYISTLERCSKCSKPILDRILRAMGKAYHPRCFNCVVCGCCLDGVPFTVDATSQIHCIDDFHRKFAPRCSVCGQAIMPEPGQEETVRIVALDRSFHVNCYVCEECGLLLSSEGEGRGCYPLDGHILCKGCSARRIQDLSAKISTDC